In the genome of Streptomyces sp. P3, the window CGCATCAACCGCCACGCCTCGTCGTACACGATCCAGCGCCGGCCGCCGGACGGGTCGGAGAGGGCGGACTCCATCCAGGCACTCGCGCAGGTCATCGCCAGGACGAGGGCGGTGTCGTCGCCGGATCCGCCGAGCCGGGAGAGGTCGATGGTGAGCATCGGTGCGTTCGGGTCGAAGGCGACGGTGGAAGGGGCGTCGAACATGCCGGCCAGATCACCGTGGACGAGGCGGCGCATGGCGTGGGCCAGGTCGCGTGCGGCGTCGCCGAGTTGGCCCGACATCATCCCGGCGGCCTCGTCGAGCGCGCTGGGGTTGTTGAGGGTGGCGGCGACATCGCCGAGCAGCGGGGTGCGGCCAGTGTGGACGGCGCGGGTGACGACGGCGTCCAGGGCGACGTCCAGGGCGGTGTGCTCCATGGGCATCAGGTCGCGGCCCAGGACCGTCCGGGCCAGGGAGCCGAGCAGGAGCAGGCGCCGTTTGCGGATCTCGCCGACCCAGTCGTCCTCGGAGACGCTGTGCGGGCGCGGGACCGCGTCCAGGGGGTTCAGCCGTCCGGGCAGTCCGGGGCCGAGAGCGACGGACCGGCCGCCGAGGGCTTGTGCCACCGGCGTCCATTCTCCCTTCGGGTCGCACGGGACGTATACCCGGTATCCGAAGGCCACCGAACGCAGCGCGAAGCTCTTGGCGAGTGCGCTCTTGCCCTGGCCGATGACCCCGGCGAGCAGGAGGTTGGGGTTGGTGAATCCCTCGACCTTGCCGTACAGCGCGAACGGATCGAAGACGAAGGACGCTTCCGCGTGTACGTCGCGCCCGATGTAGATGCCCTCGGCGCCGAGTCCGCCTTCGGCGAGGAAGGGATAGGCACCGGCCGCGACCGCGGTGGTCATGCGGTGGGCGGGCAGTTTCAGCCGGTTCCCCCGCGCGGAGTCGGGTCCGGGACGTCCGTTCGCCGGGGTAAAGCGCGGCGGGCATCTCGTGCGCGGCGGACGCGGTCTCGCACTGGTGGGCACTGGCTTTCGCGCGGGCCCTGGCGGTGGCCTCGGCGAGCTGGCGACGGGCGGCCTTGCGGCTGGCGCGGTCGGTGCCGTGGGGGGTGAAGAGCGGGCTGGCGGAGGCGCGGCGGGCGCGCCGGGCGGGCCGGTGGTTCATCGGTGGCCCTCGTTTCTGCGGGCAGTGCTCATCGCACGCAGGCTGTGGTGTGCGGGCGGAGGTCGGTGGGGGTGGTCTTGCGGCGGATGACATGCCGGCGGCGAGGTGGCGCTGGCAGATCGTGAGCACGGGCGGTCCCTCAGGAAGCCGCTCCGGATGGCATGCGCTCGACTCGGCTTCTGCTGCTGCGGCTGTTGGGCAGCAGGTGGAAGGCGGAGTGGACATCGCTGGTGGCCTGCCAGAGGCGGGGTGGCGCGGTGGCAAGGTGGCGGCCGGCGGCGGGGTGCGCAGGCCGGGTGTTTTCGGCAAGCCGGTCCACGAGCTGGTGCAGGGCGGTGAGGTGGGCGTGCAGCACGTCAAGGTGCACGCGGTCCGCTGGCCGGGGCGGGTTCGCGTCCGACGTGCCAGGGCCCGGGTGTGGTGGCGGACTCCGGCGCTCGCGGCGCGGAGGTAGGGGTGCGCGTCGTCCGGACGCGTGGAGCGGTCAAAGGTGGTGGTCCTTCCTGCCGGCAGGCAGGGGCGGTGACGGATGATCGAAGAGCGGCGGGCGCCACGGCGCTGTCCGGCGGGGACGGGCCCGGCTCACAGGGCGGTCCGGGCGAGCGGGAGCGCGGTGAGGGCGAAGGCGTCCGGCTGCTGGTAGTTGAGCCGTCGCAGATCGACGCCGGAGGTGACGGCGTGGGTCTCGATCTGTGCGCAGGCGGCGTCCAGGAGGGCGTCGGTCTCGGCGGTGACGGTGACCAGTCCGGTCAGGGCCACGTCGGCGTGTCCGGCGATGAGTTGGCGCTCACGCTGCTTGACGTCGGCGTACTCGACGGAGTCTTCCTCGCTGTCGACCTGCCCCCGGCGGGCCCTCTCGTTGGCGTCGGCGATTATCGCCGCCTTCTTCCGCTGGACGTCTCGCAGCGCGGACTCGAGTCCCTGCGGCACGTATATAAAGGAGAGGCTGCGCCGCACGCCGGCCGTGAACATGATCCCGTGCAGGAACCCGGCCCCCATCTCCGTCCTCGGCCAGTTCTCCACCCAGTACGTCGCGTGCCGTGCGCTGTCGGTGCGAGCCGGTCGTACTCCTCGAGCTGGACGACGGGCCGGCGGCTGCGGGATCGGCCTCGGCGCGGCCGGTCTCGGACCACTGCTGGAGGGCGGCGAGCGCCTTGGGGTCGTAGGCGGTGCGGATGACGGCGGCGATCTCCCTCGCGGTCAGCCATCCGGTGACTTGGAGTCCGGCGTTGCGCGCGGCCTGGGCGATGGAGGCGTGGTCTGCTCCATGACGTGAACGCGCCGGGCAGCCCTCGCCGGCCTGGTTGATCAGGCGCCGGGCGGCCTTGAGGTCGAGGGAGATGGCGAGGTAGGTCTCGTGCGGGGCTGCGGCAGGGCCGGCCGAGGCGACCAGCTCGGAGTAGATCTGTCCGGCGACGGGAGTCTGGGGCTGTCCGTTGTGGGTCCAGTGGCGGGTGAGGGTGTCGCCCGAGTCGGGGATGGTGCGTTCCAGCACCTGCACAGTGGCGACGTGCCCGGTGCGGGCGATGCCCGCGAGCGCGCGTCCCCAGCTGCTCACGTTGTGGTTCTGGGTGGCGGGGTCGAGGAGGGCGAAGGCGCGGCTGGTGACGCGGGCGATGGCGGTCAGGGTGTGCTGGTGCGGGTCGTGGACGGCTGCGGCGCCGTTGGCGGAGTCGCCGGGGGTGACCACCTTGAGGGAGGCGGTGGTGCCGGGCAGGTGGAGGATGCCGTCCTGCCGGGGCCGGGTGACGGGCCGGGCGAGCCAGAGGGTCTGGCCGGTACGGCGGCGGTGTGCGTAGCGGGCGACGATCGGCGCCCAGTCGATGAGGGAGCGGCCGTGCCGGCGGATTGTGACGAGCGCACCGGATGCCGCCCACAGCGGGGCCAGGGCGACGGCGCCGAGCAGTCCGGTGGAGACCACCGTCATCAGCAGGAGCGCCAGTGTGCAGGAGACGAGGATGAGTTGGGGCAGGGAGAGGCCGAGGAGGATGCCGCGGCGGGACCGGTGCGGGAACTTCACCGTGACCGGGGCGACGGAGAGATCAGTCAAAGGGGCGGGTCCTGGAGACGCGGGGGAACCCGGGGGCGGGAGGTGCAGCGCACGTCCCGCCCCCGGTGGACGGGCAGGGGATCAGAGGCCGGTCGGCGGCGGAGAGGGTGAGGCCGACCCGCTGGACGTGGCGTTCTGTGAGCCGGAGGGCGGGGGTGCGCCCTGCGGCGGGCGCGGTGGTGGTCGGCGGCGCGGACTGCCATCCGCTGCCCTGGCCGGAGGCGGCGTTCGCTCCGGGCCCGCCCGGCCCTGGGCTGCCGCCCACTTGGCCGCTGGTGTCGTCGGACACGCTCGTCGGCGCGGGCTGGACGGCTTTCTCCAGACCGGACTTGACCGCGTCGCCACCGGGCGAGACGCCCGTACCGCCGTCCTGCGAACCTTCCTTGCCCCCTCCGCCGCCGGTCGGGTTGGCGGCGACGTCGCCGGGGAAACCGCCACCGCCAGCGGCGTCGGGCCCCTGCGGTGCGGCGCCTGCTCCGGCTGCAGCGCCACCGGTTCCGGCAGTGGCCGCAGCCGCGGCGGCCTTACGGGCGGCGTTCTCGGCATGCGCCTTGGCGATCTGCGCTCCGGCGCCACCGGCACGGTGGATGGACTCGCCGTCGGTCCCGTCGGCCGCCCAGTGCACGAACTTGAAGACGGCGTAGGGGCACAGCAGCACCAGGATCATGATCACGATGCCGGACATGACGTCGGCCAGAGCGGCGATGCCGTCCTTGGCCTCGGTTTTGCCCATGGCGGCGATACCGAGGACGAAGATCACGGTCATCAGGAGCTTGGAGACGACGAGGGTGGCGGTGGCCTCGATCCAGCCCTTGCGCCAGCGCCGCGCGACCTCCCACCCGCCGCCGGCGGACGCGAAGACAGCCAGCGTGACCATGACGAGGATGCCGACCTTGCGGACCATCATCACGCACCAGTAGAGGAAGGCACCGACGGCGGCACCAAGGCCGGCGACAACCGCAACGAGCCAGCCCATCCCGGACAGGCCCGCGATCTGGTTGACCTTCACGATGCGTCGCACGGCCGACTCGATGTTCAGGTGGGCGGTCTTGAACAGGCCGTCGCTGACGGCATCGACCACTTCGACGGCGACCGTGGTGAAGGCGATGGCGCAGAAGGCGAACAGGACGCCGCTCATGGTGCCGGTGAACGCTGCCAGGGCTTGTCCGTCGCGTCGGATGGCGGCCCGGACCAGTTGTGCGCAGAATGTGGCGACCAGCAGGACCAGGCCCAGAGGCAGCAGCATCTCGTAGTTGTCGACGAACCACGACGCGTTGAGGTCGACCTTCGTGGTGGTGTTGACGGCCTCGGCGGCCAGATCGGCTGCGGCGGCGGCCAGTTCACCGGCGGACTTCGCCATCCAGTCACCGATGGCCTTGCCGGGGTCCGAGGCGAAATCGACTGCGTCGCCGACGGCGCACAGCTTGTCTGCCAGGGGGAAATCACAGAAACCCACGAGGAGTTACTCCTCCTTTCTTGTCTCAGGCGCGGGTCACTGCGTGACGCTCGGGGCGATGGCTGCCAGGGTGCAGTCGTGATTCGGGCGGCGGCACTGGACGGCGAGGGTCACGGCCCGTTCCTCGGCTCCGCCGCCGCCCTTTTTCCAGGCGATCTGCTGCGTGCCGTTGACGGTGACGACGTAGATGTACGCCTCGGTGATCGCGGACGGGTCGTCGGCCAGCGCCTGCTTGAACGCGGAGGGGTAGTGGCCCTCGGTGACGCTGGCGGTGGCGTGCTGGTCCTGGTCGGCCATCCGCGACCACAGCACCGGATCGGGCACTTGGCCAGAGACCGAGGCCCAGTCGGCGTACTTGGTCTCCGTGGTCATCCAGGCGCGCATGCCGGCGAGTTGTTGGTCGCGGCTGGTGTCGCGGGTGTCGTAGGACCACAGCATCTGGGCCGCCGCCTTGGCGTAGGCGACCGGTTCGGGCGATCTGCGGAGGCTGGGACACCGACCCGGATCCGGAGGAAGGCTTGGGGGCGGCCTCGGAGGAGGACGGGCTGCCACTCGGGGTAGGCGCGGCGGTGCCCGGGGCCTGGTGGCCGTTGCCGCCGCCGGTCAGCAGGGCGACGATCCCGGCGACGGCGAGCAGGACTGCGACGGCGGAGGCGACGATCGCGATGCGCCGGTTGGCCGACCAGCCACTGCCATACGAAGACAGGGAGGGGAGTCGTTTCTTCATCAGTGCACCTGCGACCGAGGGTCGAGAAGAACGCGACGATGCCGTTCGCGGCGCCCAGGCCCAGGGCGGCGCCCGCGGCCACGACCGCGCCCTTCTTCCCGTTGGCCTCGGCCTGGTGACCGCCCGTGTGGTGTCCCCAAGCCCACACGCCGAGCGACACAGCGAGGGCGCCGACGACGGCGATGATGCCGAACAGGTTGATCGAGTTGACGACGTTCTTCAGCACGCTCAGGCCGGGCAGGCCACCGCCCGACGGCGTGATGCCGGGATCGTAGGCCAGGTACTGCACGGTTTCGAGTAGGGGCAAGGAAGCTCCTTGGGCGCGCCGAAATTTGGCGCGCGGGAATCACAGAAGGAAAGGGAGGAACGAGGCAGCGCCTCGTAGAAAGGGAGGGCAGACACCGTGGAGACACGGGCTGGCCCGGGCGGCGTCCGCGAAGAGACGGCATCGCTCGCACGAGGACGCAGCAGTGCCGCGCCGAGGCTGCGGACCGAGCCAGTGCTCCCGGCGAAGGCGCCGGCTCAGGGGCCGAACCGGCCGTGGAAGACCCCTACTTCGGGACCGGCGGCTTCGGAGCGGGGTTGGTCTTGTACGGGTTCGCGCAGTTGTAGATCATGTAACCGCGGCCGATTTTCTTGCCGTCCGACTTCCGGGTGACGGTGCCGCGCGTGTACCAGGTCTTCTCGGCCTTCTTGTAGACCCACTGGTCGTAGACGACCTTGTCGTGCCTGTAGCCGATGCCCAAGACCGTGGACGTCTTCGACGGTGCCTTGCGCACCTTGACCGCACTGCAGCTGATGGTGGTGGTGTCGGTGTCGTACGCCTGTGCTGCGGTGGCGGTGGCGAGGCCGCCGGCGACGACGGCCAGGCCCAGAGAGGCTGCCGCGATGGCACGCTGGGCGGGGGCGGGTTATCAAGAAGATGCTCCGTACGGTTGAGGGAATCTCGGTCAGAGATGTGCGCCGGGGCCCCTTGCGCCCCGGCCGGTGTCACCGGACGCGGCGGGCGGCGAGGATCGTCCAGTCCTTGATCGGAGTGATCCGGACCGGCTTGGTGGTGCGCGGCGCCTCGATCACGAGGCCCTCGCCCAAGTACATGCCGACGTGCTCAGGGCGGGCGGCACTGCCGCGGCTGAAGATCAGGTCGCCGGCTTGAGTTGAGCTGGCGAGACCGCCTTGCCCTCGTTGACCTGCGTATACGTGGTGCGGGTGAGCGTGACGCCTGCATGTGCGTACGCCTGCTGCATGAGGCTGGAGCAGTCGCAGCGGCCCATGGGGTCGGGGCCGTGAGCGTTGGTGCAGGTGCCGCCCCACTGGTAGAGCGTGCCGAGCTGGTGCATCGCCCACTCGATGGCCTTGCGTGCCTTCGGATCGGCGTCCTTTGGGATCGCGTAGCCCTTCGGGACGCTTCCCTCGGGGATACGGCCGAAGCCGGAACCGTCCTGGCCCGGAGCACAGCCGCTCGTGCCGGTCGATGCTTGCTCGCCCTGGTCTGCGCCCTTGCTGTCCGCGTCGGTGCCGCCGCCCGGGAAGGTCTTGGCGATGGCATCCTGCAGCGCGGTGGCCAGGCTCTCCCACTGCGCATACGCGTCGGGGTAGGCGGATCTCTGCACGGCTTGGGCGGCCTGGGCGACGGTCATCTGCTGCCAGCCGCTCACCTTGAGCAAGTGCTTGTAGAACTGCTCGGAGGCGTAGACCGGATCGCGGATCTGCTGGGCACTGCCCCAGCCCTGGGAGGGACGCTGCTGGAACAGGCCGAGCGAGTCCCGGTCCCCGTAGTTGAGGTTGCGCAGCCGGCTCTCCTGCATCGCGGTGGCGAGCGCGATGATCTGTCCCTTCCTGGGGACGTCGAGCGAGAGGCCGGCGGCCACGATCGTCGCCGCGTTGGGGACTTGTTCGGCGGGCAGGTCCAGGCCCTCGACGTGGACGTTCTTGCCGGACGCGCCGTCGAGAATCTTGGTGACCTGCTCGGCGACCTCGTCGGTGTCGATGTCGGTGAGGCAGCTGCTGAAGGAGCTGCTGCTCTGCACGGCGTCGGCGGAGGAGGCCAGCAATGCCGGTGCCGGCGATCAGGATTGGGGAGAGGAAGACGACGCCGATGCCGGCGGCGAGCGCCTTCAACCGGAGCGGATCGCTCGCCGGCCAGGGCTTTCGGGCGTGGGTGGGTGGCGAGACGTCATGAGCGTGTCCTTCGGGGTGCAGTGTCCGGCGTGCCGCGTGCGCGAGGCATGATGGGAAGGGCGCGGCGGCCGGGGCGGGCGATCAAGGCGGGCCGGTGGGGGCGAGTTGCCGCTCGCTCCGCGTGGCCGGGCGGTGAGCTAGGTGTGCCGGGGCAAGGGGGTACCTCCGTGAGGTGGGGCAGGGAGTAGTCAGCGGCGGTGTGCGCCGGGCGGTTCAAAAACAGTAGGCCCAGATCGGCGGTTGACCAAAAAGCTGGCGTGAGGTATCGGAATCCGGCACCTCACGCCAGCTTTTTGGTCGTCGGCGTTTCGCCTCTACAGTTTTTGGACTCCCCCTCGCCTTCCTCGGTCTGTGGCCTGGGCTTCTGCATGCCCACTCCCGGCCCGCGAGGATTTGTGTGCGAGGCGGTGAGTTCTCTCCGCGACTCCGCACCCGAATAGGGGTTCCTCTTTGCCTTTTTCTCTGCACCAGGGCGACGCCCTCAGTGTTCTCGCCGGCCTTCCGGACGGCTGCGTCGACTCCGTCATTACCGATCCGCCGTACAACTCGGGCGGTAGGACCGCGAAGGAGCGCACCACCCGCTCCGCGAAGCAGAAGTACACCTCCGCCGACGCCCAGCACACCCTGCCGGACTTCACCGGCGAGAACATGGACCAGCGAAGCTACGGGTTCTGGCTGACGCAGATCATGACCGAGGCCCACCGCCTCACCAAGACGCGGGACCGCTCTGCTGTTCACCGACTGGCGTCAACTCCCGATCACGACGGATGCGATCCAGGCGGCAGGGTGGCTGTGGCGTGGGGTACTGGCCTGGCACAAGCCGCAGGCCAGCCCCAGAAGGGCCGGTTCACCCAGAACTGTGAATTCATCGTCTGGGCCAGCAAGGGGGCGATCGACGGCTCCCGGAACCCCGTCTATCTGCCCGGCATGTACTCGGCCTCGCAGCCCTCGGGGGCGAAGCGTCAGCACATCACGCAGAAGCCCGTCGAGGTGATGCGCGAGCTGGTCAAGATCAGTCCTGAGGACGGTACGGTGCTCGACTTCTGTGCCGGCTCCGGCTCCACGGGGGTGGCCGCACTGCTGGAAGGCAGGGACTTCATCGGCGTGGAGAAGACCGAGCACTACGCGGCGATCGCGGCTGACCGGCTCACCGAGACGATCCGCAAGACCCTCACGCAAGACGACGTGGTTCTCACCGCCTGAGCCGCGAGCGCGCTTCCCGTCAAGCGACCGGCGCCCTAGTGCCAATCCGGCGAAGTGGACTTGTCACCCGTCGGCGGTCCGAGCATTGCCGCTTCCGTCTTCCTTACATTCCGCGTCTCGTAGGAGGCCCAACTTCTTCATGCCCGAACCCATAAAACCCCCTGACGATGGGGAGTTGGAGCCGGTACGCATTCCCGATCCACAGCTGGAAGGAATCGAGGCGAGCGTCCGACGGCTCATGGAGCAGTCGGCGCAACAGGCGCAGCAACTCGACCACCTCGCGTCCGCCCCTGAGCCGAGCGGATCGCCGTTCGCCGCGTTCGGCATGCCGGGGCTCGGCGGGCCGCCTGCCGCCGCTCCGCCGGAGCCCCGCCCGATCCTGGAACTCGACGGGGAGGAACGCGAAGACGAACTCGACGCCTTGTCGGACTGGATCGACGACTTCTTCCTCCCGGTGTACGGGGCGGAGGTCACCACCGCAGCGCCCTGGTGCCTGCAGTGGCAGGAGCACGATGATGTCGTGGCCTGGCTCCACGCCCTGTGGCTCGCCTACCAGCAACACAAGGACCCCGAAGCCGGATTGAGCGGCCTGTTCGTGTGGCACCGGGACTTCCTCACCCACGCCTTGCGGCCGTCCGCGCACCGGGCGGGCCGCTGTCGGCCTGCATGACCTCTCCCGACCGGCCAGCGCACCGTCTTCTGCCCGGCCCGCCGCCGTCCGCGCGCACGGAGACGGCGGCGGCGGAAGCCGACGGGCCCGCAGAGCCGACGTCATGACCGCGGGACAGGGACAGCCGCCTTCGGACTGAGCTTCGACCCCCGCGCGCTGACCGATCTCCTCCAAGCCCCCAGCGATATCCGCGACCTCACCCTCGCCTACCTGCAAGAAGTCGTGAACGCACAGCGCTTCGGACTGCGCCTCGACGGTGACCTGGAGGGCTACCGAAAGCTCTTCGTGGACTCGCGCAAGGACTGGCGCGTCGTCTACGGCGTCCGCCCGGCCCCCGCGGAGTCCGCGCACTCAAAGGAGATCCACGTCGTCGCCATCCGGCCGCGTGCGGGCAACGACGTCTACGACGAGGTCGGCCGCCGCCTGGGGATGACCCGCGGCCGCTGAGCGCCCGCACCCACGCGGCCCGCTCCCGCTCCCCGCAGCTGACCACCCGCACTCCGACGCCCCGGCCCGGTCCACCGTCCACCGCAACGCCGGGTCTGCCCCGTCCCGCACACAACCCGCGCACCACCACACCCGCTGAACGCACGGAACCTCGCCTATGCCCCCTGAACCCGCGCCGACACCAGCCCGGCGTGCGGTCTCCCCGCTCGACCACCGCCTCGAAGCCGCCACCGGCCACGACATCGACACCCTGTGGGCCTACCGCGACCGCGGCATCCTCGACGAGCCACACGCCCACCTGGTCGATCGACACCGCGAGCTGGCCAAGACCCAGACCGGCGTCACCTTCTACCGCCGCCTCCTGAACCGCCTTTCCAGCGGCGAGTTCGACGTCAACGACGCCCTGTTCACGCGCATCCACCGCACCGTGGACCAACTGGAGGAGGCCGCCGACGCACGGAACGCCGCCGCCGGGAAGGTACTCGCCGCCCTGGAGCCCATCGAGGCCGCCGCAGCGGCCCCGGCGCCCGAAGCGCAGCCACTCGCGACGGACGACCACGCCGCCCTGCTCGCCATCGCCGGTGGCGCCAAGCTCTACGAACACCTGCTGACCGGCCGGATGTCCGTCACCGCGCCTCCGGTACCCGCATCCCACACGCCAAGCTGCAGCGACTGGAGGACGCCGGCCTGGTCGTGAGGGATACCGGCCACCCCGTGCACGCCGGCCAGCCGGTCGCACTCACCGACGCCGGACGCGCCGCGCTGTTCGCCGCCCGTCGGACCCCCACGACACGGGCACCCACGCTCCCGGCTCGCCCCGGCACGTCGCCGTCCACGCCGGTGCAGCGGCGCTGAACTCCACCGAAAGGCCCTTGTTGCCCCCTACCGAACCGGCGCCGGCCCGGAAGCCCATCCCCCAAGTCGACTTCGAGCTGGACGACTTCGATGCCGACGAGGAGATGTACCTCGACTTCTACCGCCAGGTCGCCGTCCACGAGGACATGCTCGTCCCCCTCGCCGCACACCACACTCCCAACGGCGCGCACAGCTACTACGTCCTCTTCGACCGCACCGCCACCTGGGGACACCCTGGTATGCCGCAGCTGCTCGCCGTGCATCTGCAACGGGACCGAGAGAAGCGGACGTTCACCTTCGAGCAGGCCGGCGTGCCACTGCCCGCGATGGCGCAGTCCTGGCTCGTCCACCGCGGCTGCCCGCAGGACGCCATCGGCCTCGACCCCGAGCTGGGGCCACCGCCGGCAGACGAGGCGACTCGTGCGCTGGAGCGACGCCTTGCGGGCGACGGCGACCACTACGCCATGGGCTACTCCTACACCCGCGACGACCCGGACGACATGGTCACCGTCGTGGCACTGCGCGCCCTGGACGAGCGAGCCCCCAGCCCGTTCCGCGTCGTGGTCGAGGAGGTCGACACCGACGCGTGGACGCACACCCTGCGCGAGGGCGGCTTCGACACCGTGGGCGAAGCCCTGCAGTGGTGCGACGACCGGCTTACCGACGAGGCCAGCCCCCTGCCGCCGGTCCGCCCGGCAGCCGCAGCCAGCCGCCCGGCCGTCCTGCCGAAGGCCCCTGCTCCACGCCCGCCCGGCCGCTCGCGCTGAGCGCCAAAGCCGACGCTGGCGGCGCAACATAGCCGACGATCGCCGGTTAGCCAAACCGGCGAGTCTCCGGACCCTTATACAGCCGCCGGGACAACTCCCGCGGCGCCATTCCACACAATCCCTATGCCTTCACGGAGGTTTCTTCCGCATGCGCTCCACACGAATTGCCATATCCGCGGCGATGCTCGGCACGCTCGCCCTGCCGGTGCTCTGCGCCACCACCGCCAGTGCGGCACCCGCCGCGGTATCTGCGGCCCCCGCGAGCAGCTGTTCGTCCCTGCCGCCGCTGCCGTACAAGGTCCACGCGTCGGCTGTGACCATCCGGTCCAAGGCCACCACGAAGTCCACCGCGCTCGGCGTGCTTTACAAGAGCCACAGGTTCACCGTGCACAAGAAGAGCGGCAACTGGCTCTACATCACGGACAGGTCGACCGGCGTCAAGGGCTGGGTGTCCGGAACCTACGTCTACCGCGATACCCGTATGTGCCTGGACTGACAGGTATTCAGCAGGTGCCCGTAAGCGGCTGAGCCGCCGGGTACGGCCGCCCCCTCGCATTCCCCCAGGCACCGGTCTTTCTAGAAAAGGAGTTTCTCTTTTGTCCGACGGCATATCCGATGAGGCTGAGGATGTCGTGGGCGTGCTCACCGAACGGATCGAAGCGCGCTTCGCCATGGACATGGACCAGTTGAAGGCCGCGGTCGCCGCCGCGCCGACCGTGAACCCTGACGCCACCGACGTCGTCAAGTGGCACGGCCTTCTCGTCGAGGCTCAGTCCCTGCTCGAGCGCGCGGGACGACCTCCTCGCCGCGCTGGAAACCCAGCCCAGCGAGGTCGACGACCCGACGATGGGCCTTGCCCACAGAGCAGCCGCTGGTCGACTCGCCTGCTGTGCGGGTTGAGCACCAGGGCGCGCTGGTCGTAGGGGCGCAGCGTCATCCGGTGCACCTGCCCGGCCGTGATGCCGGTGGCCGACGCGATCGACTCCAGCTCCAGGTCAGTGGGCATCCCCGACCAGTCCCACCGGGCCGGTGACAGCCCCTCGTGGCGCGGAAGAAAGCCCAGGGCGGGCAGGAGGTCATTGAGGTAGGTGTCCGTGCGGTGTGCGATCGCCTCGACCCAGGAGTCCAGTGCTTCTCCCGGCACCGGTGCCACGCGGATCGGTAGCGTACGGACGAAGCTCACGCCACGTGCTTCGCAGTGCGCGAGCGGCGAGAGTTGGGCTTGGTCGTCATGCGACCGCGTTCGAACTTCTTCGCCAGCGCCTTGCGCGCCGCTCCGCCGCCGCGTCGAGCTTCACCTGGTCGAGGAGTTCCTCGTCCAGGAGCTCGGCGCCGGTGCGGGCAGCACGCTGGCATCCACGGTTGATCAGCGTCATCAACGAGCCGATGTGCCCGGTGGTGCGGATGTAGAGGTAGTCGGACAGGCCGTCGGCGACCATGCCGGGGAACTTCCGGCACAGCACGATCCGCTTTTCCAGGGCGAGCAGCATGCTGCGCCACTCACGGCGGTGCTTGTCGTTGGTGACGACGAACGGCTCCATCGTCAGCGGGGTGGTGCGGCGCGCGGTCTGGGCGAGCGTGATGTTGCCGCGGGAGTTGGCCTCGGAGTACAGGCCGCGGTTGCCCAGCTCGACACCGATGAAGATGATCGTGACGGGGAACTCGTTCGCGATGTACTTGAAGTGGTTGCTGACCTCGGTCCCGTTGCGGTCATGCCACTTCAGGAAGTGCATGTCGTCAATGACCAAGACGCGCGTCTCACATTCCAACACGCAGTCCAGGGCGCGCTGAGCGAAGAGCGTGGCGGTGCCGCTCTTGCGGCCGGGGTGCGCGTAGTACTCCAGCAGCGACCGGTTGAAGTCCTTCATGCCGATATTGCTGGTCAGACCGACCCGGCAGACCGGCCACCGCTCGTGTCCGGCGGGGGTGAACGTACCCTCCCGCTCGATCACCCGCCGGTGATACTTCAGCACGAAGTCCAGGACCGCGGTGGTCTTGCCGAGCCCTGGGAAGGCGTCCACCGCCACGGCGCCCTTGGCTTTGTCACCGTCCTGCTGATTGCTGTCGACGATGTCCCGCAAGTCCTCGTGCAGCGCCTTGAGTTGCGGCGTACCGGATCGGACCAGGTTGGCGTGCCAGACGCTCCGGGCCTGCTCGTACTCCAGCAACGCCGCCTCGCCCAGGAGCGCCTTCTGTTTCAGCGTGAGCAGCTCCGGC includes:
- a CDS encoding SH3 domain-containing protein, which translates into the protein MLGTLALPVLCATTASAAPAAVSAAPASSCSSLPPLPYKVHASAVTIRSKATTKSTALGVLYKSHRFTVHKKSGNWLYITDRSTGVKGWVSGTYVYRDTRMCLD
- a CDS encoding TniB family NTP-binding protein gives rise to the protein MPRRRKRQPPELLTLKQKALLGEAALLEYEQARSVWHANLVRSGTPQLKALHEDLRDIVDSNQQDGDKAKGAVAVDAFPGLGKTTAVLDFVLKYHRRVIEREGTFTPAGHERWPVCRVGLTSNIGMKDFNRSLLEYYAHPGRKSGTATLFAQRALDCVLECETRVLVIDDMHFLKWHDRNGTEVSNHFKYIANEFPVTIIFIGVELGNRGLYSEANSRGNITLAQTARRTTPLTMEPFVVTNDKHRREWRSMLLALEKRIVLCRKFPGMVADGLSDYLYIRTTGHIGSLMTLINRGCQRAARTGAELLDEELLDQVKLDAAAERRARRWRRSSNAVA